In the Wyeomyia smithii strain HCP4-BCI-WySm-NY-G18 chromosome 2, ASM2978416v1, whole genome shotgun sequence genome, one interval contains:
- the LOC129719928 gene encoding uncharacterized protein LOC129719928: protein MSELPSSRVTASRPFSTTGIDYWGPILLKPSHRRAGPKKAFVAVFICFATRAAHLELVTDLTTAKFLQALRRFVARRGLCHTIYSDNGRNFIGAANELRNLIKDKQHHQALAIECAANNIRWIFNPPKASHFGGLWEAAIHSAQKHFVRVLGTTLIAHDDLETLLTQIECCLNSRPLTPLTDDPTDDEVLTPGHFLVGSALKSIPDFDLAEAPCNRLTNWHKCPALPISQSVVWCVTALSVGYLYDGTSLGSRY, encoded by the coding sequence ATGTCGGAATTACCGTCCTCCCGAGTCACAGCAAGCAGACCGTTCTCCACCACCGGTATAGATTACTGGGGCCCTATTCTGCTAAAACCATCCCACCGTCGCGCCGGTCCCAAAAAAGCTTTTGTTGCAGTGTTCATCTGCTTCGCTACCCGTGCGGCTCATCTAGAGCTGGTTACCGACTTAACTACGGCCAAATTCCTGCAGGCTTTGAGAAGATTTGTGGCACGAAGAGGACTATGCCACACAATCTACTCGGACAACGGACGAAATTTCATCGGTGCAGCTAACGAGCTGCGCAACCTAATCAAAGACAAGCAACACCACCAAGCACTAGCCATCGAATGTGCAGCCAACAACATACGGTGGATCTTCAACCCTCCCAAGGCCTCACACTTTGGCGGCCTGTGGGAGGCAGCCATCCACTCCGCTCAGAAGCATTTTGTGCGGGTTCTCGGCACTACTCTAATCGCCCACGACGATTTGGAAACACTATTGACGCAGATCGAATGCTGCTTGAATTCACGTCCTCTTACACCCCTAACCGATGACCCAACGGACGACGAGGTCCTTACTCCTGGTCATTTTTTGGTTGGTTCCGCACTCAAATCCATTCCTGATTTTGACCTTGCGGAAGCTCCTTGTAATCGACTAACCAATTGGCATAAGTGTCCGGCTCTGCCAATCTCACAATCTGTTGTTTGGTGTGTAACAGCTCTTTCCGTAGGGTATCTATACGATGGAACGAGTCTTGGATCTCGATATTAA
- the LOC129719929 gene encoding uncharacterized protein LOC129719929, with the protein MERFWTIEERNPSSCHSVEEAACEAHFKEIISRNEQERYIVRLPVKPDVLARLGDNRRATFRMFRAMETRMAQNLHLREQYVDFMTEYATLGYMKKVDDYETPPNPCYHLPHQAVIREESTTTKDRVVYNASWKTS; encoded by the coding sequence ATGGAACGATTCTGGACTATTGAAGAAAGAAATCCGTCGTCATGCCACTCTGTCGAGGAAGCCGCCTGTGAAGCTCACTTCAAAGAAATCATCTCTCGTAACGAACAAGAACGATACATTGTTCGCTTACCCGTAAAACCTGATGTCCTGGCCCGGCTTGGCGACAACCGTCGCGCCACATTCCGAATGTTTCGAGCCATGGAAACGCGAATGGCTCAGAATCTGCACCTTCGTGAACAATACGTCGACTTTATGACCGAATACGCCACCTTGGGATATATGAAAAAAGTCGACGACTACGAAACACCGCCCAACCCTTGCTACCATCTTCCGCACCAGGCTGTTATCAGAGAAGAAAGCACGACCACCAAAGATCGCGTCGTTTATAATGCGTCGTGGAAAACGAGCTAA